The following coding sequences are from one Hippopotamus amphibius kiboko isolate mHipAmp2 chromosome 9, mHipAmp2.hap2, whole genome shotgun sequence window:
- the DCTN5 gene encoding dynactin subunit 5, with product MELGELLYNKSEYIETASGNKVSRQSVLCGSQNIVLNGKTIVMNDCIIRGDLANVRVGRHCVVKSRSVIRPPFKKFSKGVAFFPLHIGDHVFIEEDCVVNAAQIGSYVHVGKNCVIGRRCVLKDCCKILDNTVLPPETVVPPFTVFSGCPGLFSGELPECTQELMIDVTKSYYQKFLPLTQV from the exons ATGGAGCTGGGCGAGCTGCTCTACAACAAGTCCGAGTACATCGAGACG GCATCTGGGAACAAAGTTAGTCGCCAGTCTGTATTGTGTGGAAGTCAGAACATCGTCCTCAATGGCAAG ACCATTGTGATGAACGACTGTATTATCCGAGGGGATCTGGCAAATGTAAGAGTTGGACGTCATTGTGTTGTGAAAAGTCGGAGTGTCATAAGGCCACCATTCAAGAAATTCAGCAAAGG cgttgcattttttcctttacatattGGGGACCATGTCTTTATTGAGGAAGATTGTGTGGTCAACGCAGCTCAGATTGGCTCTTATGTTCACGTTGGCAAGAACTGTGTGATT GGACGCCGGTGTGTGTTGAAAGACTGTTGCAAAATTCTCGACAACACAGTGTTACCCCCAGAAACCGTGGTCCCACCGTTCACCGTCTTCTCAGGCTGCCCAG GACTTTTCTCAGGGGAGCTCCCAGAATGTACCCAGGAGCTGATGATTGATGTCACCAAGAGCTACTACCAGAAGTTTTTGCCGTTGACACAGGTCTAA
- the PALB2 gene encoding partner and localizer of BRCA2 isoform X4, translating to MLFLLAAGQMEEPPGKPLSCEEKEKLKEKLAFLKREYSKTLARLQRAQRAEKVKNSIKRTVEGQDSSLQQEVSTQLTHAVRRGKLAVDSKVYGSVVLCIFKKLYNLVTI from the exons ATGCTCTTTTTGTTGGCTGCCGGCCAGATGGAAGAGCCTCCTGGAAAGCCCCTCAGCtgtgaggagaaggaaaag ttgaAGGAAAAATTAGCATTCTTGAAAAGGGAATACAGCAAGACACTGGCCCGCCTTCAG CGTGCCCAACGAGCCGAGAAGGTTAAGAATTCCATTAAGAGAACAGTCGAAGGACAAGATTCCTCACTCCAGCAGGAAGTTTCAACACAGCTAACCCACGCAG tcaGAAGAGGAAAACTAGCAGTAGACTCTAAAGTGTACGGTTCGGTGGTTCTTTGTATATTCAAAAAATTGTATAACCTAGTCACTATCTAA
- the LOC130860021 gene encoding mitochondrial import receptor subunit TOM22 homolog: MAAAAAGPGAPLCPDELLPKGDAEKPEEELEEEDDEELDETLSERLWGLTEMFPERVRSAAGATFDLSLFVAQKMYRFSRAALWIGTTSFMILVLPVVFETEKLQMEQQQQLQQRQILLGPNTGLSGGMPGALPSLPGKI, translated from the coding sequence ATGGCTGCCGCCGCCGCTGGCCCTGGGGCGCCCCTGTGCCCGGACGAATTGCTTCCGAAGGGCGATGCCGAGAAgccagaggaggagctggaggaggaagacGACGAGGAGCTAGACGAGACCCTGTCGGAGAGACTGTGGGGTCTGACGGAGATGTTCCCGGAGAGGGTCCGGTCCGCGGCTGGAGCCACTTTTGATCTCTCCCTCTTCGTGGCTCAAAAAATGTACAGGTTTTCCAGGGCAGCCTTGTGGATTGGAACCACTTCCTTCATGATCCTCGTTCTTCCGGTCGTCTTTGAGACTGAGAAGTTGCAGATGGAGcaacagcagcagctgcagcaacgGCAGATACTTCTAGGGCCTAATACAGGGCTGTCAGGAGGAATGCCTGGGGCTCTACCTTCACTTCCTGGAAAGATCTAG